A window of Erpetoichthys calabaricus chromosome 12, fErpCal1.3, whole genome shotgun sequence contains these coding sequences:
- the zbtb33 gene encoding transcriptional regulator Kaiso yields the protein MASIKLISAADTQYPGTLLKCLSEQRTLGLFCDVTIIVQDRKFRAHKNILSASSSYFHQIFSVAGQVIEINFIKPEIFEEILNYIYSSKIIRVRSDMLEELIKSGQTLGVKFIANLGLPLSQVKGIPGLSKDESQQDVGSGAASQEQGASGKSNAKNDQNAHVEIMPIITEAYSLSAEEFTQSESYEDNDNDSDSDDVIFCSEIVAPKSTLGSSSANSVSEVIDLEAESQEENTSVENSAVAPVSNSSGLNEESNGNSDSDGKNNLPETVDDPKPVSATVSAPSQVDSNSVVCPQKPTSSDATANLSSPAGSSSWDSFCSPPSTPVPVTNSPIEAYPSPKEKENNEGSGVQKKQVTALLEKSPSRPGEFKIKLSDVGTGSTSAKTVPSNSPKNLLAGKTITLDKSAEIDALSTGCKVYANIGENTYDIVIPVKDDPGEGYSKDSDEKKAKLASSDIPDSPGRKRIKVKHDDHYELIMDGKIYYICIVCRRSYVCLTSLRRHFNTHSWERKYPCRYCDKVFALAEYRTKHEIHHTGERRYQCLLCEEFFINYQVLSSHCKSIHNQDPSGKKEKDDAEIKLYRLLPCKSLQLRPYSYVSNPSGKIPVINDEGLVYQIPDSKPPANDNTQSQPLPANKQAVNWDDIFVHPGSQPPSYMHPPEGTSEFEFIIPETY from the coding sequence ATGGCAAGCATTAAGCTGATTTCTGCAGCAGATACTCAGTACCCTGGAACCCTGCTGAAGTGTCTTAGTGAACAGCGCACATTAGGACTTTTCTGTGATGTGACCATCATTGTACAGGATCGCAAATTTAGGGCTCACAAAAATATTCTGTCTGCCTCAAGTTCATACTTCCATCAAATTTTTTCAGTTGCTGGGCAGGTGATTGAGATAAACTTCATAAAACCTGAAATTTTTGAAGAAATCCTTAACTACATTTACAGCTCAAAAATCATCCGCGTTAGATCCGATATGCTTGAGGAGCTCATTAAGAGTGGACAGACATTAGGAGTCAAGTTCATAGCAAATCTTGGTTTGCCTTTGTCCCAGGTGAAGGGTATACCTGGCTTATCGAAAGATGAATCACAGCAGGATGTAGGATCTGGAGCAGCATCTCAAGAACAAGGTGCATCTGGAAAGAGTAATGCAAAAAATGACCAGAATGCACATGTAGAAATAATGCCTATAATTACAGAGGCTTATTCACTCTCTGCTGAAGAATTCACACAGTCAGAAAGTTATGAAGATAATGACAATGATTCTGATAGTGATGATGTCATTTTCTGCTCTGAGATTGTTGCCCCTAAATCTACACTAGGCAGCAGCTCAGCTAATTCAGTCTCCGAAGTAATAGACCTGGAGGCAGAAAGTCAAGAAGAGAATACTAGCGTAGAAAATAGCGCTGTTGCTCCTGTCAGCAACTCCTCAGGGTTGAATGAAGAAAGTAATGGTAATTCCGACTCAGATGGAAAAAACAATTTACCTGAAACTGTGGATGACCCAAAGCCAGTGTCTGCCACTGTGTCAGCCCCAAGCCAGGTAGATTCAAATTCTGTTGTCTGCCCCCAAAAACCCACCTCTTCTGATGCTACTGCCAATTTGTCTTCTCCTGCTGGCTCTTCTTCTTGGGATAGCTTTTGCAGTCCTCCTTCTACTCCAGTTCCAGTGACAAATTCCCCAATAGAAGCATATCCTAGtcctaaagagaaagaaaataatgagGGAAGTGGAGTACAGAAGAAACAAGTAACTGCTCTATTGGAGAAGTCTCCCTCTAGACCTGGAGAGTTTAAAATCAAGCTCTCAGATGTGGGTACTGGAAGCACTTCTGCTAAAACTGTCCCATCAAATAGTCCAAAGAATCTTCTAGCTGGGAAAACTATCACCTTAGATAAATCTGCTGAGATTGATGCTTTATCTACAGGCTGCAAAGTGTATGCCAATATTGGGGAAAACACTTATGACATTGTCATACCAGTAAAGGATGATCCTGGTGAAGGATATTCAAAGGACAGTGACGAAAAGAAAGCCAAATTGGCCTCATCAGATATTCCAGATTCCCCTGGTCGTAAGCGTATAAAAGTGAAACATGATGATCATTATGAGCTTATTATGGATGGTAAGATCTATTATATTTGCATCGTTTGTAGACGGTCTTATGTGTGCCTAACCAGTCTACGGAGACACTTTAACACACATTCCTGGGAGAGGAAATATCCATGTCGATATTGTGATAAAGTGTTTGCTCTAGCAGAGTACAGAACAAAGCATGAAATTCACCATACTGGAGAGCGCCGCTACCAGTGCTTGCTATGTGAGGAGTTTTTTATCAACTACCAGGTGTTATCTTCTCATTGCAAATCCATTCACAATCAGGATCCATcaggaaaaaaagagaaggaTGATGCTGAAATCAAACTGTACCGGCTTTTACCTTGCAAGTCTTTGCAACTTAGGCCATATTCCTATGTTTCTAATCCTTCTGGCAAAATTCCAGTTATAAATGATGAAGGACTTGTATATCAGATACCTGACAGCAAACCACCAGCAAATGATAATACACAGTCCCAACCACTTCCAGCTAACAAGCAGGCTGTGAACTGGGATGATATATTTGTTCATCCTGGTAGTCAGCCTCCCTCTTACATGCATCCTCCTGAAGGCACTTCTGAATTTGAATTTATTATACCAGAGACATATTAA